The Panicum hallii strain FIL2 chromosome 9, PHallii_v3.1, whole genome shotgun sequence genome has a window encoding:
- the LOC112873087 gene encoding uncharacterized protein LOC112873087, with translation MDRSWIYTSAPFSPAFLSGVQHFMEYVRARCTSANEKIKCPCRKCLNQKEKSLDDVHEDIELNGMSRCYIRWAHHGEEEDDVGQDDDGELADLPEDMSCNGTDQGQAPLDEEGQAEDVIDDGARGVQGLIQDLRDAASHGLGGNLYKQLMEEAKRELYPGCTEESRLSFMIKLLHIKVYNRITTSGFDAFLELLSSTLKNVPGIPKSYNEMKAVLQKLGFGYVSIDACKYDCALFWKDHEGDDHCPVCGFTRWKVNKEGRKKVPHKVLRYFPIIPRLQRLSMSKQRAQYARWHKEKRVPVENEMRHPADGEAWKDFDETFKSFVDDPRNLRLQ, from the exons ATGGATAGAAGTTGGATTTATACAAGTGCACCATTTTCGCCGGCCTTTTTGTCTGGTGTTCAACACTTCATGGAATATGTCAGAGCTAGATGTACTAGTGCAAATGAGAAAATCAAGTGCCCATGCCGAAAGTGCTTGAACCAGAAAGAGAAAAGCCTAGATGATGTGCACGAGGATATCGAGCTCAATGGTATGTCTAGGTGCTATATTAGGTGGGCCCATcatggagaggaagaagatgatgttggacaagatgatgatggagaactCGCTGATCTACCTGAAGATATGTCATGTAATGGAACTGACCAAGGCCAGGCACCACTTGATGAGGAAGGACAAGCTGAAGATGTCATAGATGATGGTGCAAGGGGAGTTCAGGGGTTGATTCAAGATTTGCGCGACGCAGCAAGCCATGGCCTCGGTGGTAACTTATATAAACAACTCATGGAAGAGGCAAAGCGTGAACTTTATCCAGGTTGCACCGAGGAGAGTAGGCTATCTTTCATGATTAAACTGCTGCATATAAAAGTGTACAATCGGATAACAACATCTGGGTTCGATgcattccttgagttgctttctTCAACTTTGAAGAATGTGCCCGGAATTCCTAAGTCATATAACGAGATGAAAGCTGTGCTTCAGAAGCTTGGTTTTGGTTATGTTTCTATTGATGCGTGCAAGTATGATTGTGCCTTGTTTTGGAAGGACCATGAAGGCGATGATCATTGCCCAGTTTGTGGCTTCACAAGATGGAAAGTGAACAAGGAGGGCAGAAAGAAAGTTCCTCACAAGGTCCTCCGTTACTTTCCAATAATTCCACGCCTTCAAAGGCTTTCCATGTCAAAGCAGCGGGCACAATATGCAAGATGGCACAAGGAAAAGAGGGTACCCGTTGAAAATGAAATGAGACATCCTGCTGATGGGGAAGCTTGGAAAGATTTTGATGAGACTTTCAAGTCTTTTGTAGATGATCCCCGCAATTTGag GTTACAGTAG
- the LOC112873086 gene encoding uncharacterized protein LOC112873086 — MGKTIESDNEYDPSSDIDNQCDSDDDYDDDLKHEDNTESSRQSNDINDANDQVDADSEGHTIEGEPVGDFVPAPRKEVRKKTIGLGLEKMIKRGNKLPIQVAEGKKRPDVPLQAAKLASETGVALRDKLPIYTSWKLYEKDGGPVEVQKVLDKVANRLDVDVKNDGPSKSACTDIIKKGVKQQRYHLKRKYFDESLTMEQLLAKEPPPKMKTEEWIELVKYWCDPKNQEKSAKNKVNRSKVQLHQKTGSRSYIAYRYSLRPKYNNSDPDAVEFFGECMKSSKNGRTPLANEIYERMVAEKDREPEEGEEKKSPTKIVDETLSEISRSSTFLPNIGAPRPSKNAQSSSTAAQARIRAEFEATLQAEREEAARKREELQAQLQAQQDALEENQNLLRQTQEEVRGMTSRFEETNALLRAVLRLQKD; from the exons ATGGGGAAGACAATAGAGTCTGACAATGAATATGACCCATCCTCTGACATTGATAACCAATGTGACAGTGATGATGACTACGATGATGACCTAAAACATGAGGATAATACTGAG AGCTCTAGGCAAAGCAATGACATCAATGATGCAAATGACCAAGTTGATGCCGATTCAGAGGGTCATACAATTGAAGGAGAACCAGTTGGTGACTTTGTTCCTG CGCCCCGAAAGGAAGTCCGCAAGAAAACCATAGGGCTTGGCTTAGAGAAGATGATAAAGAGAGGAAACAAGCTGCCTATCCAAGTGGCTGAAGGGAAGAAAAGACCTGATGTCCCACTTCAAGCAGCGAAGCTGGCATCAGAAACTGGTGTAGCTCTTAGAGACAAGCTGCCTATCTACACATCTTGGAAGCTTTATGAAAAAGATGGGGGGCCAGTAGAAGTACAAAAAGTGCTTGATAAAGTGGCG AATAGGTTGGATGTGGATGTTAAGAATGATGGACCAAGCAAATCTGCATGCACTGATATCATTAAGAAGGGAGTAAAGCAGCAGAGGTATCACCTAAAAAGGAAGTACTTCGACGAGTCCCTCACAATGGAACAGCTATTGGCCAAAGAACCTCCACCTAAAATGAAGACAGAGGAGTGGATCGAGCTCGTAAAGTACTGGTGTGACCCAAAGAATCAG GAGAAATCTGCGAAGAATAAAGTAAACCGATCCAAGGTGCAGCTTCACCAAAAAACTGGTTCTAGGTCCTACATAGCCTATCGATACAGCCTG AGGCCTAAGTACAACAACAGCGATCCAGATGCTGTAGAGTTCTTTGGGGAATGTATGAAAAGTTCCAAAAATGGTCGCACTCCTCTTGCCAATGAAATATAT GAACGGATGGTGGCAGAGAAGGATAGAGAgccagaagaaggagaagaaaaaaaatctccCACCAAGATTGTTGATGAAACTCTTAGCGAGATCAGCCGGTCATCCACATTTCTTCCTAACATTGGTGCCCCTCGACCATCAAAGAATGCTCAGTCCTCATCAACAGCAGCACAAGCACGCATCCGAGCTGAGTTTGAGGCAACCCTCCAAGCTGAAAGAGAGGAAGCTGCTAGGAAGCGGGAAGAGTTGCAGGCACAACTTCAAGCTCAGCAGGACGCACTTGAAGAAAACCAAAACTTGCTGCGGCAGACCCAAGAGGAAGTGAGGGGGATGACTAGCAGGTTTGAGGAGACTAATGCGCTGCTGCGAGCTGTCCTGAGACTTCAGAAAGATTGA